One part of the Streptomyces lienomycini genome encodes these proteins:
- a CDS encoding cryptochrome/photolyase family protein, whose protein sequence is MTTSVVLFTRDLRLHDHPPLRAALDGSDTVVPVFVRDRAVDAAGFAAPNRLALLADCLRDLDAGLRERGGRLIVRSGDLVEEVCAAAGEADAHDVHMAADVSGHAHRREERLRSALEARGRRLHVHDAVTTVLAPGSVTPAASDHFAVFTPYFRRWGEHSVREPLAAPRRVRVPGGVGSEPVPDRGDPAALSPGLPAGGEREARKRMAAWLRTGVFGYADRHDDLSGDATSRLSPDLHFGALSPVELVHRARRAGGEGAEAFVRQLAWRDFHHQVLAARPHASAADYRTRHDRWRTGAAAEADTAAWKDGRTGYPIVDAAMRQLRHEGWMHNRGRLLVASFLTKTLYVDWRVGARHFLELLVDGDVANNQLNWQWAAGTGTDTRPHRVLNPTTQARRFDPEGTYVRRWVPELAGLEGRAVHEPWRLPKAERSAYAAYPDPIVDLAEGLDRFKRARGRD, encoded by the coding sequence ATGACCACGTCGGTCGTCCTGTTCACCCGCGATCTGCGGCTGCACGACCATCCGCCGCTGCGCGCGGCGCTGGACGGCTCCGACACCGTCGTACCGGTGTTCGTCCGCGACCGGGCCGTGGACGCGGCCGGTTTCGCCGCGCCCAACCGCCTCGCCCTGCTCGCCGACTGCCTGCGGGACCTGGACGCGGGGCTCCGGGAGCGGGGCGGGCGGCTGATCGTCCGCTCCGGCGACCTGGTGGAGGAGGTGTGCGCGGCGGCCGGGGAGGCCGACGCCCACGACGTGCACATGGCGGCCGACGTGAGCGGGCACGCCCACCGTCGCGAGGAACGCCTGCGGTCCGCGCTCGAGGCACGGGGCCGCCGGCTCCACGTCCACGACGCCGTGACCACCGTGCTGGCGCCGGGGTCCGTCACCCCGGCCGCCTCCGACCACTTCGCCGTCTTCACGCCGTACTTCCGGCGCTGGGGCGAGCACTCCGTGCGCGAGCCGCTGGCCGCGCCGCGCAGGGTGCGGGTCCCGGGCGGGGTCGGCTCGGAGCCGGTGCCCGACCGCGGGGACCCGGCCGCGCTGTCCCCGGGGCTGCCGGCCGGCGGGGAGCGGGAGGCCAGGAAGCGGATGGCGGCCTGGCTGCGCACCGGTGTCTTCGGCTACGCGGACCGCCACGACGACCTGTCCGGCGACGCCACCTCCCGGCTCTCCCCCGACCTGCACTTCGGCGCGCTGTCCCCGGTCGAGCTGGTCCACCGGGCGCGGCGCGCGGGCGGCGAGGGCGCCGAGGCGTTCGTGCGGCAGCTGGCCTGGCGGGACTTCCACCACCAGGTCCTCGCCGCCCGCCCGCACGCCTCGGCCGCCGACTACCGCACCCGGCACGACCGCTGGCGCACCGGTGCCGCCGCCGAGGCGGACACGGCCGCGTGGAAGGACGGGCGCACGGGCTACCCGATCGTGGACGCGGCGATGCGCCAGCTGCGGCACGAGGGCTGGATGCACAACCGGGGCCGCCTGCTGGTGGCGAGCTTCCTCACCAAGACGCTGTACGTGGACTGGCGGGTCGGCGCCCGGCACTTCCTGGAGCTGCTCGTCGACGGCGACGTGGCGAACAACCAGCTCAACTGGCAGTGGGCCGCGGGCACCGGCACCGACACCCGCCCGCACCGGGTCCTGAACCCCACGACGCAGGCACGCCGGTTCGACCCCGAGGGGACGTACGTCCGGCGGTGGGTGCCCGAGCTGGCGGGGCTGGAGGGGCGGGCCGTGCACGAGCCGTGGCGGCTGCCGAAGGCGGAGCGGTCCGCGTACGCGGCCTACCCGGACCCGATCGTCGACCTCGCCGAGGGCCTGGACCGCTTCAAGCGGGCCCGCGGACGGGACTGA
- a CDS encoding SDR family oxidoreductase produces MSQGSEGTGRTSGEGGGAGPRCLVTGATGYIGGRLVPELLDAGHRVRCLARSPHKLRDHPWAGRAEVVRGDVTDADSVARAMVGVDVAYYLVHALGSGDDFEETDRRAARVFAERAEAAGVRRIVYLGGLTPAGVPERDLSPHLRSRAEVGRILLASSVPATVLRAAIVIGSGSASFEMLRYLTERLPVMVTPSWVHTRAQPVAVRDVLRALVGSAAMPSEVSRAFDIGGPDILTYRDMMVRYAEVAELPRRLILPVPMLSPGLSSHWVGLVTPVPAAIARPLTESLRHEVVCRENDIVRYVPPPPGYPLGFDEALRLALRRVRDAQVTTRWSSASVPGAPSDPLPTDPDWAGGSLYTDHRALTVDAPPDALWRVIEGIGGDNGWYSFPLAWAVRGWLDRLVGGVGLRRGRRDAARLRVGDSLDFWRVEEIVPGRLLRLRAEMRLPGLAWLEMHAETDDAGRTRYRQRALFHPHGLAGQAYWWSVSPFHAVVFGGMARNIARAASRAPRPTVPVPDASAP; encoded by the coding sequence ATGAGCCAGGGAAGCGAAGGAACCGGCCGGACGAGCGGCGAGGGCGGCGGAGCGGGTCCGCGGTGCCTGGTCACCGGCGCGACGGGGTACATCGGGGGCCGTCTGGTGCCCGAGTTGCTCGACGCCGGGCACCGGGTGCGGTGCCTGGCCCGCTCCCCGCACAAGCTGCGCGACCACCCGTGGGCGGGGAGGGCCGAGGTGGTGCGGGGCGACGTGACCGACGCCGACTCGGTGGCGCGGGCCATGGTGGGCGTCGACGTGGCCTACTACCTGGTGCACGCGCTCGGCAGCGGCGACGACTTCGAGGAGACGGACCGGCGGGCGGCGCGGGTCTTCGCCGAGCGGGCCGAGGCGGCCGGGGTGCGGCGCATCGTCTACCTGGGCGGTCTGACCCCGGCCGGCGTGCCGGAACGGGACCTGTCGCCGCACCTGCGCTCCCGTGCCGAGGTCGGCCGCATCCTGCTGGCCTCCTCGGTGCCCGCGACCGTGCTGCGCGCGGCGATCGTCATCGGCTCCGGCTCGGCCTCCTTCGAGATGCTGCGCTACCTCACCGAGCGGCTGCCGGTGATGGTCACGCCCAGCTGGGTCCACACCCGCGCCCAGCCGGTCGCCGTCCGGGACGTGCTGCGCGCGCTGGTCGGCAGCGCGGCCATGCCGTCCGAGGTGTCCCGGGCCTTCGACATCGGCGGCCCGGACATCCTCACCTACCGGGACATGATGGTCCGCTACGCCGAGGTCGCCGAACTGCCCAGGCGGCTGATCCTGCCGGTGCCGATGCTCTCCCCCGGCCTGTCCAGCCACTGGGTCGGACTGGTCACGCCGGTCCCGGCGGCCATCGCGCGCCCGCTGACCGAGTCCCTGCGGCACGAGGTGGTGTGCCGCGAGAACGACATCGTCCGGTACGTGCCGCCCCCGCCGGGGTATCCGCTCGGCTTCGACGAGGCGCTGCGCCTGGCCCTGCGACGGGTGCGGGACGCCCAGGTCACCACCCGCTGGTCGTCCGCGTCCGTGCCGGGGGCGCCCAGCGACCCGCTGCCCACCGACCCCGACTGGGCCGGCGGCAGCCTCTACACCGACCACCGCGCGCTGACCGTCGACGCGCCGCCCGACGCGCTGTGGCGGGTCATCGAGGGCATCGGCGGCGACAACGGCTGGTACTCCTTCCCGCTGGCCTGGGCGGTACGGGGCTGGCTCGACCGGCTGGTGGGCGGGGTGGGCCTGCGCCGGGGGCGCCGGGACGCCGCGCGGCTGCGGGTCGGCGACTCCCTGGACTTCTGGCGGGTGGAGGAGATCGTCCCCGGCCGGCTGCTGCGGCTGCGCGCCGAGATGCGGCTGCCGGGACTCGCCTGGCTGGAGATGCACGCCGAGACCGACGACGCGGGTCGGACGCGGTACCGCCAGCGGGCGCTGTTCCACCCCCACGGGCTGGCGGGCCAGGCGTACTGGTGGAGCGTGTCGCCCTTCCACGCCGTGGTCTTCGGCGGTATGGCCCGCAACATCGCCCGCGCCGCGTCCCGGGCCCCGCGGCCGACCGTCCCGGTACCGGACGCGTCCGCGCCCTGA
- a CDS encoding MarR family winged helix-turn-helix transcriptional regulator: protein MATANQRGQHAHERGAGSGPEASDLHVLAAQLRRMNGEINRLVHGFAGTHALHATDVQALAAILDAREPMTPGRLREHLGLTSGAVTACVDRLERAGHVRRVRESTDRRVVHLRYVPEAREAARTYFLPLAEAAATTRSRFDDGELAVVVRFLTALNEELHLVRSDDR, encoded by the coding sequence GTGGCGACAGCGAACCAGCGCGGGCAGCACGCGCACGAGCGGGGGGCCGGCTCCGGTCCCGAGGCGAGTGACCTGCACGTCCTCGCCGCACAGTTGCGGCGGATGAACGGCGAGATCAACCGGCTCGTGCACGGTTTCGCCGGCACCCACGCCCTGCACGCCACCGACGTCCAGGCGCTCGCCGCGATCCTGGACGCGCGCGAGCCCATGACGCCGGGGCGGCTGCGCGAGCACCTGGGGCTCACCTCCGGAGCGGTGACGGCGTGTGTGGACCGGCTGGAGCGCGCCGGGCACGTGCGCCGGGTCCGGGAGAGCACCGACCGCCGGGTCGTGCACCTGCGCTACGTGCCCGAGGCCCGGGAGGCGGCCCGGACGTACTTCCTGCCGCTGGCCGAGGCCGCCGCCACCACCCGCTCGCGCTTCGACGACGGCGAGCTGGCGGTCGTGGTCCGCTTCCTGACGGCCCTCAACGAGGAACTGCACCTCGTGCGGTCGGACGACCGCTGA
- a CDS encoding MMPL family transporter, protein MSIPSRRARWLVPVLLLLVWLGIGGALGPYAGKLGEVATNDQAAFLPRSAESTRVIDAQKAFQQNETLPVIVVWTADGGGPATGHREQATRSLAALEGEPGIVGPASPALPSEDKEALQAVVQIEPGLGDALPDVLERIGDAAGQVPGTQAQLAGPAASQADLSDAFSGIDGLLLGVALITVLVILLLVYRSVLLPLVIILGAVFALGLACAIVYALADRDVVRVDGQVQGILSILVIGAATDYALLLTARFREELARRPDRFTAVRAALRASWSAVVASAATVALALLALLLSDLTNNRALGPVGAIGIVCAVLSTLTFLPAVLVLLGRAAYWPARPAPTGDPEAAGGHRLWHRVAALVDRAPRRIWAISLAALVACAAFAPTLTSKGVPLDEIFVNDTPSVAAQQTLARHFPGGSGNPAVVIAEADRLDPVLAAARDTRGVASADPVTASGRPGGGEPKVVDGRVRIDATLEAPADSDAAKSAVARLRSAVHDVPGADALVGGYTAQQYDTQHTAEHDRTLIVPVVLAIILVILIALLRSLLMPVLLVATVALNFLATLGISALVFTHVFGFSGTDASVPLYGFVFLVALGVDYNIFLMSRVRQESLHHGVREGILRGLTATGGVITSAGVVLAATFAALGVIPLAFLVQIAFIVAFGVLLDTLVVRSLLVPALARDIGAVAWWPGRLGRRTPEREE, encoded by the coding sequence ATGTCCATCCCCTCCCGACGGGCCCGCTGGCTCGTCCCCGTCCTGCTGCTCCTGGTCTGGCTCGGCATCGGCGGAGCGCTGGGCCCCTACGCCGGGAAACTCGGCGAGGTCGCCACCAACGACCAGGCCGCCTTCCTGCCCCGCAGTGCGGAGTCCACCCGGGTCATCGACGCCCAGAAGGCCTTCCAGCAGAACGAGACCCTCCCGGTGATCGTCGTGTGGACCGCCGACGGCGGCGGCCCGGCCACCGGGCACCGGGAGCAGGCCACCCGGTCCCTCGCCGCCCTCGAAGGCGAACCCGGCATCGTCGGACCCGCGTCGCCCGCGCTGCCCTCCGAGGACAAGGAGGCGCTCCAGGCCGTCGTCCAGATCGAGCCCGGCCTCGGCGACGCCCTGCCCGACGTCCTCGAGCGGATCGGCGACGCCGCCGGACAGGTCCCCGGCACACAGGCCCAGCTGGCCGGACCCGCGGCCTCCCAGGCGGACCTCTCCGACGCCTTCTCGGGCATCGACGGACTGCTGCTCGGCGTCGCGCTGATCACCGTGCTGGTGATCCTGCTGCTCGTCTACCGCAGCGTCCTGCTGCCCCTGGTCATCATCCTCGGCGCCGTGTTCGCCCTCGGCCTGGCCTGCGCGATCGTCTACGCCCTCGCCGACCGCGACGTCGTCCGCGTCGACGGCCAGGTCCAGGGCATCCTCTCCATCCTGGTCATCGGCGCCGCCACCGACTACGCCCTGCTGCTCACCGCCCGCTTCCGCGAGGAACTGGCCCGGCGCCCGGACCGCTTCACCGCCGTGCGCGCCGCCCTGCGGGCGTCCTGGAGTGCCGTCGTGGCCAGCGCGGCGACCGTCGCCCTCGCCCTGCTGGCGCTGCTGCTCAGCGACCTGACCAACAACCGCGCGCTCGGACCCGTCGGCGCCATCGGCATCGTCTGCGCCGTCCTGAGCACGCTCACCTTCCTGCCCGCCGTCCTGGTCCTGCTCGGCCGGGCCGCCTACTGGCCCGCGCGGCCCGCACCGACCGGCGACCCGGAAGCGGCAGGCGGACACCGTCTGTGGCACCGGGTCGCCGCACTGGTGGACCGGGCCCCGCGCCGCATCTGGGCGATCTCCCTGGCCGCACTGGTCGCCTGCGCCGCCTTCGCGCCGACCCTGACCTCCAAGGGCGTCCCCCTGGACGAGATCTTCGTGAACGACACGCCGTCGGTCGCCGCGCAGCAGACCCTGGCCCGGCACTTCCCCGGCGGTTCCGGCAACCCGGCCGTCGTCATCGCCGAGGCCGACCGTCTCGACCCCGTCCTCGCGGCCGCCCGGGACACCCGCGGCGTCGCCTCCGCCGACCCGGTGACCGCCTCCGGCCGCCCCGGCGGCGGCGAGCCCAAGGTGGTCGACGGGCGGGTCAGGATCGACGCGACACTCGAGGCGCCGGCCGACAGCGACGCCGCCAAGAGCGCGGTGGCCCGCCTCAGGTCGGCCGTCCACGACGTGCCCGGCGCGGACGCCCTCGTCGGCGGCTACACCGCCCAGCAGTACGACACCCAGCACACCGCCGAGCACGACCGCACGCTCATCGTGCCGGTGGTCCTCGCCATCATCCTGGTCATCCTGATCGCGCTGCTGCGCTCCCTGCTGATGCCCGTGCTGCTGGTGGCGACGGTGGCGCTGAACTTCCTGGCCACCCTCGGCATCTCCGCGCTCGTCTTCACCCACGTCTTCGGCTTCAGCGGCACGGACGCCTCCGTCCCGCTCTACGGGTTCGTCTTCCTGGTCGCCCTCGGCGTGGACTACAACATCTTCCTCATGTCCCGGGTCCGGCAGGAGTCCCTGCACCACGGGGTGCGGGAGGGCATCCTGCGCGGTCTCACGGCCACCGGCGGCGTGATCACCTCGGCCGGCGTCGTCCTCGCCGCCACCTTCGCCGCGCTCGGCGTGATCCCGCTGGCCTTCCTGGTGCAGATCGCGTTCATCGTGGCCTTCGGCGTCCTGCTGGACACGCTGGTGGTGCGCTCGCTGCTGGTCCCGGCGCTGGCCCGCGACATCGGCGCCGTCGCCTGGTGGCCGGGGCGGCTGGGCCGGCGCACCCCGGAACGGGAGGAGTGA
- a CDS encoding TIGR03618 family F420-dependent PPOX class oxidoreductase, giving the protein MDTGERHDADEEFVRFWQERRVCFLSTPRADGTPHLVPVGVTYDHATRTARVITGRDTAKARNVRRAAGVVVAVGQVEGRRWSTLEGVASVRDDAGAVRDAEARYAARYRQPRANPERVVIEIAVRRFLGSVRPGAGRPDA; this is encoded by the coding sequence ATGGACACCGGGGAACGGCACGACGCGGACGAGGAGTTCGTCCGGTTCTGGCAGGAGCGCCGGGTGTGCTTCCTGTCGACGCCGCGGGCCGACGGGACACCCCACCTGGTCCCGGTCGGGGTGACGTACGACCACGCCACCCGTACGGCACGGGTCATCACGGGCCGGGACACCGCGAAGGCGCGCAACGTGCGGCGGGCCGCGGGGGTCGTCGTCGCCGTGGGCCAGGTGGAGGGCAGGCGCTGGTCCACGCTGGAGGGCGTCGCGTCCGTGCGGGACGACGCCGGGGCGGTCCGCGACGCGGAGGCCCGGTACGCCGCCCGCTACCGGCAGCCCCGGGCCAATCCGGAGCGGGTCGTCATCGAGATCGCCGTACGGCGCTTCCTCGGCTCGGTGCGCCCGGGGGCGGGGCGTCCGGACGCCTGA
- a CDS encoding mechanosensitive ion channel family protein, translating into MSHTFPPAAQSPPPALAASWSDWIGDHTTALIGIPLRIALIVVILLVLRAVAKRAITRVVQRVLEPSAGEHDRSRPRRPTRGAAVLHRDRSRARQRREQRARTIGSVLSSAVTIVLFMVGVAMVLDQVGIALGPLLASAGVVGLAIGFGAQSLVADYLSGLLIMVEDQYGVGDSVDLGEAVGEVEHVGLRLTHVRDLNGGLWHIRNGEILRVRNDSQEWARAVLDVAVSHDADLDTVYRVLEETGRTLREEPDFADVLLEEPAVWGVQSLDVDGVLVRLAVKTVPLQQWGVTRELRRRVKEALDEAGVEIPFPRRPVWVHGGAAEGET; encoded by the coding sequence ATGTCGCACACCTTCCCGCCCGCCGCCCAGTCCCCGCCTCCCGCCCTGGCGGCCTCCTGGTCGGACTGGATCGGCGACCACACCACGGCACTGATCGGGATACCGCTGCGCATCGCGCTCATCGTCGTGATCCTGCTCGTGCTGCGCGCGGTGGCCAAGCGGGCCATCACCCGGGTCGTCCAGCGGGTCCTGGAACCGTCGGCGGGCGAGCACGACCGCAGCCGCCCCCGCAGGCCGACGCGCGGCGCCGCCGTCCTGCACCGCGACCGGTCCCGGGCCCGCCAACGCCGCGAACAGCGGGCCCGCACCATCGGTTCGGTACTCAGCAGCGCCGTGACCATCGTGCTGTTCATGGTCGGCGTGGCCATGGTGCTCGACCAGGTCGGCATCGCCCTCGGCCCGCTGCTGGCCAGCGCCGGAGTGGTCGGCCTGGCCATCGGTTTCGGCGCCCAGAGCCTGGTCGCGGACTACCTGTCCGGGCTGCTCATCATGGTCGAGGACCAGTACGGCGTCGGCGACTCGGTCGATCTCGGTGAGGCCGTCGGCGAGGTCGAGCACGTCGGCCTGCGCCTGACCCATGTGCGCGACCTCAACGGCGGCCTGTGGCACATCCGCAACGGCGAGATCCTGCGCGTCCGCAACGACAGCCAGGAATGGGCCCGCGCCGTCCTGGACGTCGCCGTGTCCCACGACGCGGACCTCGACACCGTCTACCGGGTGCTGGAGGAGACCGGCCGCACGCTGCGCGAGGAGCCGGACTTCGCCGACGTACTGCTGGAGGAGCCCGCGGTGTGGGGCGTGCAGTCCCTCGACGTCGACGGGGTGCTGGTGCGCCTCGCCGTCAAGACGGTGCCGCTCCAGCAGTGGGGCGTCACCCGCGAGCTGCGCCGCCGGGTCAAGGAGGCGCTGGACGAGGCGGGCGTCGAGATCCCCTTCCCGCGGCGGCCGGTATGGGTGCACGGCGGAGCCGCCGAGGGCGAGACGTGA
- a CDS encoding class I SAM-dependent methyltransferase, producing the protein MTDTPAPAPAAEFWEARYRDTGHVWSGRPNELLVREADGLAPGTALDLGCGEGADAVWLASRGWRVTGVDISATALERAAGHAAEAGVGDRVAWERHELGPSFPEGSFDLVSAHYLQSPVALDQRAVLGAAARAVAAGGTLLVVMHAGWPSWQTEPPFDAVFPTLDGVLAELALPDGEWTVETRRTVRRPSVSPEGTEGFREDNVWRLRRA; encoded by the coding sequence ATGACCGACACCCCCGCGCCGGCCCCCGCCGCGGAGTTCTGGGAAGCCCGCTACCGCGACACCGGCCACGTCTGGAGCGGGCGCCCCAACGAACTGCTGGTCCGCGAGGCGGACGGCCTCGCCCCCGGCACCGCGCTCGACCTCGGCTGCGGCGAAGGGGCGGACGCCGTGTGGCTGGCCTCCCGCGGCTGGCGGGTCACCGGCGTGGACATCTCCGCCACCGCGCTCGAACGCGCCGCCGGACACGCCGCCGAGGCCGGGGTCGGCGACCGCGTCGCCTGGGAACGCCACGAACTGGGGCCCTCGTTCCCCGAGGGCTCCTTCGACCTGGTGAGCGCCCACTACCTGCAGTCCCCGGTCGCACTCGACCAGCGGGCGGTGCTGGGCGCCGCAGCACGGGCCGTGGCGGCCGGCGGCACCCTGCTGGTCGTCATGCACGCGGGCTGGCCCTCCTGGCAGACCGAGCCGCCCTTCGACGCCGTCTTCCCCACCCTGGACGGCGTCCTCGCCGAACTCGCCCTGCCGGACGGCGAGTGGACCGTCGAGACCCGGCGGACCGTCCGCCGGCCCAGCGTCTCGCCCGAGGGCACCGAAGGCTTCCGCGAGGACAACGTGTGGCGCCTGCGCCGGGCGTGA
- a CDS encoding DUF6895 family protein, with protein sequence MSVRDVRARAVRVRRASVRGVEEAALDWVWAHRDRFALGDDALAADGQVNRTWKPLGELTQVCASVSRSTPPGDPLHTRVSELLDFAWQQTHRGELFPLMQSLEPFATYPLEVYAAFASAGLRHPGYEASAAVVARTRGWRLTEQYPTRRLGVLEAERRSGLPPHGRVPQALDRTWLGGLPEPWTFERAAGYALTHVVFHLTDWGRAARGVPADLADYLLHWLPPWLDTCLDARMWDLSCELLAVAASLPRPLEPAVLDDAWQRVAAAQDTSGAVPEEGAAQDAAGADPGPDPYAFTDCYHSTLMAAFAASLTTARPRDVREGPRPAGRPAGQGAQG encoded by the coding sequence GTGAGCGTCCGCGATGTGCGGGCCCGCGCCGTGCGGGTCCGCCGCGCGAGCGTTCGGGGCGTCGAGGAGGCCGCTCTCGACTGGGTGTGGGCCCACCGCGACCGCTTCGCGCTCGGCGACGACGCGCTGGCGGCCGACGGCCAGGTCAACCGGACCTGGAAACCCCTGGGCGAACTGACCCAGGTGTGCGCCTCCGTGTCCCGGAGCACCCCGCCCGGCGACCCCCTGCACACCCGCGTGTCCGAACTGCTGGACTTCGCCTGGCAGCAGACCCACCGGGGCGAACTCTTCCCGCTCATGCAGTCGCTGGAGCCCTTCGCGACCTACCCGCTGGAGGTGTACGCGGCCTTCGCATCGGCCGGACTGCGGCACCCCGGCTACGAGGCGTCCGCCGCCGTGGTGGCCCGCACCCGCGGATGGCGGCTGACCGAGCAGTACCCCACCCGCCGGCTCGGCGTGCTCGAGGCCGAGCGGCGCAGCGGCCTCCCCCCGCACGGGCGCGTCCCGCAGGCACTGGACCGCACCTGGCTGGGCGGTCTGCCGGAACCGTGGACCTTCGAACGCGCGGCCGGTTACGCGCTCACGCACGTCGTCTTCCACCTCACCGACTGGGGACGCGCCGCCCGGGGCGTGCCGGCGGACCTGGCGGACTACCTGCTGCACTGGCTACCGCCCTGGCTCGACACCTGCCTGGACGCCCGGATGTGGGACCTGAGCTGCGAACTGCTCGCGGTGGCGGCCAGCCTGCCGCGCCCCCTGGAACCGGCCGTCCTGGACGACGCCTGGCAGCGTGTCGCCGCCGCCCAGGACACCTCCGGCGCGGTCCCCGAGGAGGGCGCGGCCCAGGACGCCGCCGGGGCCGACCCGGGCCCCGACCCCTACGCCTTCACCGACTGCTACCACTCCACCCTGATGGCCGCGTTCGCGGCGTCCCTCACCACGGCCCGGCCGCGGGACGTGCGCGAGGGCCCGCGGCCCGCCGGGCGGCCCGCCGGACAAGGAGCGCAGGGATGA
- a CDS encoding DUF6895 family protein yields the protein MTDTRLIHRVGAGALEWLWAHRDGFRLEPDVDPETGFLERFKPIGELALICKVLFREGVAGSRQAQLARQLLDHTWRETLDGGRMLVRGQRVEPFSPVPFEVYLPFKELGYSQPEVERATVLNHRLDSWARFPVTPTRRLGLSAFQRRFGLTARPPEADLAAATWLAGTPEPWTVEGHTAYDITHTVFHLTDWGENPGGLPPSVADYLATWLPVWIDDWLDLERWDLLGELLVVDACLPRPTLDEAAWQGFAAAQQPDGAMPAVRTMPEGEPDAVFDLVYHPTLVAAFASLLATSRALAELAHSAS from the coding sequence ATGACGGACACCCGCCTGATCCACCGCGTCGGAGCCGGTGCCCTGGAGTGGCTGTGGGCCCACCGCGACGGGTTCCGGCTGGAGCCGGACGTGGACCCCGAGACCGGGTTCCTGGAGCGCTTCAAGCCGATCGGTGAACTCGCCCTCATCTGCAAGGTGCTCTTCCGCGAGGGCGTGGCCGGGTCGCGGCAGGCGCAGCTCGCGCGCCAACTGCTCGACCACACCTGGCGCGAGACCCTCGACGGCGGACGCATGCTGGTGCGCGGCCAGCGCGTCGAGCCCTTCTCGCCCGTCCCCTTCGAGGTGTACCTGCCGTTCAAGGAACTGGGCTACAGCCAGCCCGAGGTGGAGCGCGCCACGGTCCTCAACCACCGGCTGGACAGCTGGGCGCGGTTCCCGGTGACCCCGACCAGGCGCCTGGGCCTGTCCGCCTTCCAGCGCCGCTTCGGCCTGACCGCGCGGCCGCCCGAGGCGGACCTGGCCGCCGCCACCTGGCTGGCCGGCACCCCCGAACCGTGGACGGTCGAGGGCCACACCGCGTACGACATCACGCACACCGTCTTCCACCTCACCGACTGGGGCGAGAACCCCGGCGGCCTGCCGCCCTCCGTCGCCGACTACCTCGCCACCTGGCTCCCGGTCTGGATCGACGACTGGCTGGACCTCGAACGCTGGGACCTGCTCGGCGAACTCCTCGTCGTCGACGCCTGCCTGCCCCGGCCCACCCTCGACGAGGCCGCCTGGCAGGGCTTCGCCGCCGCGCAGCAGCCCGACGGCGCCATGCCCGCCGTGCGCACGATGCCCGAGGGGGAGCCCGACGCCGTGTTCGACCTGGTGTACCACCCGACGCTGGTCGCCGCCTTCGCCTCCCTGCTGGCCACCTCCCGCGCCCTCGCCGAGCTGGCGCACTCCGCGTCATGA
- a CDS encoding serine hydrolase domain-containing protein, whose product MTGRRTPWPGEPAPDEHTPPEPPVPADEERLRERLAEAVDAADAPDVVLAVSRRGRRTLHSGGTAPPPDVPREDLRYEIGSASKTFTALLLTRLIRRGVLTGGEAAVTCLEPGRPAGPHPVTLAHLITHTAGLPALPADFVRRGLPAWRTNPYARYPAERLTGAFLGHRPRHRPGTRWHYSNYGVSVLGHAMSATIGTAWEDLMTGQVLRALGLSGTALRAEGPLTDAVGHRKDGRTPVPAFDAGGFQAAGAVRSTPHDLLTFLEAHLDPARSPAAGALRAARVPVLRRGLGHRHVHTVGWFRHPTDGGPMYFHSGATLGQQAFLGFRPDTDTALAAVCSRRFRARDPFIATAYALLAEG is encoded by the coding sequence ATGACGGGCCGTCGCACGCCCTGGCCGGGCGAACCGGCCCCCGACGAGCACACCCCGCCTGAGCCCCCCGTACCGGCTGACGAGGAGAGGCTGCGCGAACGGCTGGCCGAGGCCGTCGACGCCGCCGACGCACCCGACGTCGTCCTCGCCGTCTCCCGGCGCGGCCGGCGCACCCTGCACAGCGGCGGCACCGCCCCGCCGCCCGACGTCCCCCGCGAGGACCTGCGCTACGAGATCGGGTCGGCCTCCAAGACCTTCACCGCACTGCTGCTGACCCGGCTGATCAGGCGCGGTGTGCTCACCGGCGGCGAGGCGGCCGTCACCTGCCTGGAACCCGGGCGCCCGGCGGGCCCGCACCCCGTGACGCTCGCGCACCTGATCACCCACACCGCGGGACTGCCCGCCCTGCCGGCCGACTTCGTACGCCGGGGCCTGCCCGCCTGGCGCACCAACCCCTACGCCCGCTACCCGGCCGAGCGGCTGACCGGCGCCTTCCTCGGCCACCGTCCCCGCCACCGCCCCGGCACCCGCTGGCACTACTCCAACTACGGCGTCTCCGTGCTCGGCCACGCGATGTCCGCGACCATCGGGACCGCCTGGGAGGACCTGATGACCGGGCAGGTGCTGCGCGCGCTCGGCCTCAGCGGTACCGCCCTGCGCGCGGAGGGCCCGCTGACCGACGCGGTGGGCCACCGCAAGGACGGCCGTACCCCTGTCCCCGCCTTCGACGCGGGCGGCTTCCAGGCGGCCGGTGCCGTCCGGTCCACCCCGCACGACCTGCTCACCTTCCTCGAAGCCCATCTGGACCCGGCCCGCTCACCGGCCGCCGGGGCGCTGCGGGCGGCGCGGGTTCCGGTGCTCAGGCGGGGGCTGGGGCACCGGCACGTGCACACGGTGGGGTGGTTCCGGCACCCCACCGACGGCGGGCCGATGTACTTCCACAGCGGCGCCACCCTGGGCCAGCAGGCGTTCCTGGGCTTCCGGCCGGACACGGACACGGCCCTGGCCGCGGTGTGCTCCCGGCGGTTCCGCGCCCGGGACCCGTTCATCGCCACCGCCTACGCCCTGCTCGCGGAGGGATAG